A single region of the Montipora capricornis isolate CH-2021 chromosome 13, ASM3666992v2, whole genome shotgun sequence genome encodes:
- the LOC138030178 gene encoding LOW QUALITY PROTEIN: FAD synthase-like (The sequence of the model RefSeq protein was modified relative to this genomic sequence to represent the inferred CDS: inserted 1 base in 1 codon) has protein sequence MIPFFQFHFIKKTRKPCILQSTPGVSASCRKRPPLLFDSVALSYSHVTSIASTEIKMADEVIEKKPSAANCTAGIIIIGDEILKGHTKDANSYFLLKKLWSLGIKVGKISFLSDDVDEIAHEVKLFSSRFSFVITTXGIGPTHDDVTMAGIAKAFDEDLVLNEELIKLLSSALDRDSKPNFDSQSSYLKMAKVPKSLKLSHGDNPRAKQCNFPLLSVRNVYIFPGVPEYLELEFSLLENQLVVSNSERRFFLRNIYLSAEETEIASILQEVHEKFKMIVHLGSYPDISNVKFKVKLTLESDNLKYLEEAWHYLQHRLPKDIIVKIEGDGCDMSDQISSSSAHDTFKQVQGVEKVYRLLDPADETRTSGCIKGAWAVIQQTLQLYSLDELCISFNGGKDCTVLLHILHAALSKQSLLTQPLKALYIRSNSPLPQAEQFISQTKERYNLNLITMTGNMKAALKTLKETYPSIKATLLGTRRHDPFSDALRTFSPTDPGWPHYMRVNPILDWHHSDVWSVIRECNISYCSLYDQGYTSLGSAHNTAPNPNLRCEDGSGKYKPAYMLEDDKLERAGRS, from the exons ATGATTCCATTCTTCCAATTTcactttataaaaaaaactcgTAAGCCCTGCATCCTCCAAAGTACTCCAGGAGTGAGTGCTTCGTGCAGAAAAAGACCGCCATTATTGTTTGACTCCGTTGCTCTTAGTTATAGTCACGTGACATCGATTGCCTCGActgaaatcaaaatggcggacgaagtcATCGAAAAGAAGCCGTCGGCAGCGAACTGCACAGCAGGGATCATTATAATAGGAGATGAGATTCTAAAGGGTCACACGAAAGACGCCAACTCTTACTTCCTGTTGAAAAAGCTGTGGTCGTTGGGAATCAAAGTGGGGAAAATTTCATTCCTTTCGGATGATGTAGATGAAATTGCTCATGAggtcaaattgttttcttcaCGCTTCTCTTTCGTAATCACCA GGGGAATCGGTCCTACACACGATGATGTAACTATGGCAGGGATTGCAAAAGCTTTTGATGAAGATCTTGTTCTTAATGAAGAACTGATTAAGTTGCTTTCAAGCGCGTTAGACCGTGAttcaaaaccaaattttgattcTCAGTCGTCTTATCTGAAAATGGCGAAAGTGCCAAAATCTTTGAAACTATCCCATGGAGACAACCCGAGAGCAAAACAGTGCAATTTCCCTCTTTTATCTGTTCGTAACGTCTATATCTTCCCAGGGGTTCCAGAATATCTGGAACTTGAGTTTAGTCTTTTGGAAAACCAACTTGTAGTTTCGAACAGCGAGAGGCGTTTTTTCTTGCGAAACATATATCTTTCAGCTGAAGAAACTGAAATTGCGTCTATTCTGCAGGAAGTGCACGAAAAATTCAAGATGATTGTCCATTTAGGCTCTTATCCCGATATTTCCAATGTTAAATTCAAGGTTAAGTTGACCTTGGAGTCTGATAATTTGAAATACTTAGAAGAAGCCTGGCACTACCTCCAGCACAGGTTACCCAAGGACATCATTGTTAAAATTGAAGGAGATGGATGTGACATGTCAGATCAGATCA GTTCATCCTCTGCACATGATACATTTAAGCAAGTACAAGGTGTGGAGAAAGTCTACAGATTGTTAGATCCTGCAGATGAGACTAGAACCAGTGGCTGTATTAAAGGAGCCTGGGCAGTAATTCAACAGACTCTGCAACTGTACTCGTTGGATGAACTATGCATCAGTTTCAATGGTGGAAAAGACTGCACTGTCTTGCTTCACATTCTTCATGCTGCATTGAGTAAACAGTCACTGCTGACTCAACCGCTGAAAGCTCTTTACATTCGCAGCAACTCACCATTGCCCCAAGCCGAACAATTCATCTCACAGACCAAAGAAAGGTACAATTTGAATCTCATAACCATGACTGGGAATATGAAAGCAGCTCTAAAAACACTCAAAGAGACCTATCCGTCCATCAAGGCCACTCTCCTTGGAACTAGGAGACATGACCCATTCTCCGATGCATTGCGCACCTTCTCCCCAACTGATCCTGGTTGGCCTCATTACATGAGGGTCAATCCAATTTTGGATTGGCATCATTCTGATGTTTGGTCTGTCATAAGAGAATGCAACATCTCGTACTGCTCCCTTTATGATCAAGGGTATACTTCGCTGGGAAGTGCACACAATACTGCACCTAATCCTAACTTGAGATGTGAAGATGGCAGTGGTAAATACAAGCCTGCCTACATGTTGGAGGATGATAAACTTGAGAGAGCAGGAAGGAGCTGA